In Pseudobacter ginsenosidimutans, the following are encoded in one genomic region:
- a CDS encoding T9SS type A sorting domain-containing protein encodes MVKNLMFCLFLVLGGVVVLQGQTVPASDERSLLAEGDDSSVQVTNLAAIVKERTKVLLNWRLARIEGAAFVAVERSVNGRDFEMVALLKQPVSGDWYEWVDDSPGKGRNAYRIKHAGKSGVDQHSLIASTLIAGDISFKFYPNPVDNILIIRSEHASDVQIIDARGVIRLSQSGFHGLQTLNVSSLEKGVYILRVNNRVTGTISQEKLLKN; translated from the coding sequence ATGGTCAAAAATCTGATGTTCTGTTTGTTCCTTGTATTGGGTGGTGTAGTTGTACTGCAGGGGCAGACTGTACCGGCATCAGATGAAAGGTCTTTACTGGCAGAGGGAGACGATTCTTCTGTTCAGGTGACCAACCTGGCCGCGATCGTAAAGGAGAGAACGAAAGTGTTGTTGAACTGGCGGCTGGCGCGCATTGAGGGCGCTGCGTTTGTGGCGGTAGAAAGAAGTGTGAATGGTCGAGATTTTGAAATGGTGGCCTTGCTGAAGCAACCGGTTTCGGGGGATTGGTATGAATGGGTAGATGATTCTCCCGGAAAGGGCCGCAATGCCTACCGGATCAAACATGCTGGAAAGAGTGGGGTAGACCAGCACTCGCTGATCGCTTCCACCCTGATTGCCGGTGATATTTCCTTCAAGTTTTACCCCAACCCTGTAGATAATATTCTTATCATCCGTTCCGAGCATGCTTCAGATGTGCAGATCATCGATGCCCGGGGCGTGATCCGGCTCAGTCAAAGCGGTTTTCATGGGTTGCAGACCCTAAATGTGAGTTCCCTGGAAAAGGGGGTGTACATTTTACGCGTAAACAACCGGGTTACCGGTACTATAAGCCAGGAAAAGCTATTAAAAAATTGA
- a CDS encoding methylglyoxal synthase, whose product MIKTRRLNIRKRIALVAHDNKKKDLIEWAEFNKVVLAKHELIATGTTGKLMEDQLDRPVKKLLSGPLGGDQQIGAMIAGGEIDVLIFFWDPMEAQPHDSDVKALLRIAMAWNCIMACDRSTADFVLTSPLMQTEYTLNIPDYSTYLKRKID is encoded by the coding sequence ATGATCAAGACCCGACGCTTAAACATTAGAAAACGGATCGCTCTCGTAGCGCATGACAATAAGAAAAAAGACCTGATAGAATGGGCTGAATTCAATAAAGTGGTTTTGGCCAAACATGAACTGATTGCCACCGGAACCACGGGGAAGTTGATGGAGGATCAGCTCGACAGGCCCGTAAAGAAACTGCTCAGCGGACCGCTCGGCGGCGACCAGCAGATCGGAGCCATGATTGCAGGTGGAGAGATCGATGTACTGATCTTCTTCTGGGACCCCATGGAAGCACAACCTCATGATAGCGACGTAAAAGCCCTGCTCCGAATCGCGATGGCCTGGAATTGCATCATGGCCTGCGACCGCTCCACGGCAGACTTTGTGCTGACTTCACCCCTGATGCAGACTGAATACACGCTCAATATTCCGGATTATTCCACCTACCTTAAACGAAAGATCGATTGA
- the uvrB gene encoding excinuclease ABC subunit UvrB: MAFNLHTPFPPAGDQPEAIRQLTEGIQNGEKHQVLLGVTGSGKTFTMANVIQQVQRPTLVLTHNKTLVAQLYGEFKQFFPDNAVGYFVSYYDYYQPEAYMPVSDTYIEKDLSINDELDKLRLHATSELLSGRRDIIVVASVSCIYGMGNPQVLESGIIRINRGQSISRQGFLHALVNALYNRTQTEFTRGTFRVKGDTVDINLPYLDQGLRITFFGDEIETIETLDIKTGKRIAGKETAAIFPANLYLAPKDIIQQILFEIQDEANSQVEYFKKTGKFIEAQRLGERVNYDVEMIRELGYCNGVENYSRFFDRRIPGTRPFCLLDYFPDDYLMIIDESHQTIPQVSGMYGGDRSRKLVLVDYGFRLPSALDNRPLNFHEFESLTNQVVYVSATPGEYELEKTGGVVAEQIVRPTGLLDPPIEVRPSVNQIDDLLDEIDKRVKKGDRVLVTTLTKRMAEEMDKYLHRINIKSKYIHSEVDTLERVEILRQLRLGEIDVLVGVNLLREGLDLPEVSLVAILDADKEGFLRNERSLTQTAGRAARNVDGLVIFYADKITESMQRTMDETSRRREKQVAYNLEHNITPRTVTKSIEQVIAQTSVIDVKGYDPDSPLRIMPGEDIVRLSAAAEEQVEYKTIPQIEKAVGKVKKEMEKAARDLDFMEAARLRDEMFALQKQLEEMKQ; the protein is encoded by the coding sequence ATGGCATTCAATTTACACACCCCCTTTCCTCCGGCGGGCGACCAGCCGGAAGCCATCCGTCAATTGACCGAAGGCATACAGAATGGAGAGAAACACCAGGTGCTGCTCGGTGTCACCGGTAGTGGTAAAACCTTTACCATGGCCAATGTGATCCAGCAGGTACAACGTCCTACACTGGTGCTCACACATAACAAAACACTCGTAGCCCAGCTGTACGGAGAGTTCAAACAGTTCTTTCCAGACAATGCCGTTGGCTATTTCGTGAGCTATTACGATTATTACCAGCCCGAGGCTTATATGCCCGTGTCTGACACTTATATCGAAAAAGATCTCAGCATCAATGATGAGCTGGACAAACTCCGGCTTCACGCTACCTCTGAGTTACTTTCAGGAAGACGTGATATCATCGTTGTGGCTTCCGTAAGCTGTATCTATGGTATGGGTAATCCGCAGGTCCTCGAAAGCGGGATCATCCGCATCAATCGCGGACAATCCATTTCCCGTCAGGGTTTCCTGCATGCACTGGTGAATGCACTGTACAATCGCACACAAACGGAATTCACGCGGGGCACCTTCCGTGTGAAAGGAGATACAGTAGACATCAACCTGCCTTACCTAGATCAGGGCCTTCGCATCACCTTCTTCGGTGATGAGATCGAAACCATCGAAACGCTGGACATCAAAACAGGTAAACGTATCGCAGGAAAGGAAACAGCCGCCATCTTTCCTGCCAACCTTTATCTGGCGCCCAAAGACATCATTCAACAGATCCTTTTCGAGATACAGGACGAAGCCAATTCACAAGTGGAATATTTCAAGAAAACAGGCAAGTTCATCGAAGCACAAAGGCTTGGTGAACGTGTGAACTATGATGTGGAAATGATCCGTGAGCTCGGCTATTGCAATGGCGTGGAAAACTACTCGCGCTTTTTCGACAGAAGAATTCCAGGTACCCGCCCATTCTGTCTGCTCGATTATTTCCCGGATGATTACCTTATGATCATCGATGAAAGCCATCAAACCATTCCGCAGGTCAGCGGTATGTACGGCGGCGACCGCAGCCGCAAGCTGGTGCTGGTTGATTACGGATTCCGTCTTCCCTCCGCACTCGATAACCGTCCACTCAATTTCCACGAATTTGAATCGCTCACCAATCAGGTTGTATACGTATCAGCCACGCCCGGAGAATATGAACTTGAAAAGACAGGCGGTGTTGTGGCCGAACAGATCGTGCGGCCAACAGGATTGCTCGATCCTCCCATCGAGGTTCGTCCGAGTGTAAATCAGATCGATGATCTGCTGGACGAGATCGATAAGCGCGTGAAGAAAGGAGACCGCGTACTGGTTACCACCCTGACCAAACGCATGGCAGAGGAAATGGACAAGTACCTGCATCGCATCAATATCAAATCGAAATACATTCACAGCGAAGTGGACACACTGGAACGCGTTGAGATCCTGCGCCAGCTCAGGCTCGGAGAGATCGATGTACTCGTGGGCGTGAACCTGCTCCGTGAAGGCCTCGACCTTCCGGAAGTGTCGCTGGTGGCTATTCTCGATGCAGACAAAGAAGGTTTCCTCCGCAATGAGCGCTCCCTCACACAGACTGCAGGACGCGCAGCCCGTAACGTGGATGGTCTTGTTATCTTCTATGCAGACAAGATCACAGAAAGTATGCAGCGCACTATGGACGAAACCTCACGTCGCCGTGAAAAACAGGTTGCGTACAACCTCGAACATAATATCACTCCCAGAACAGTCACCAAATCCATAGAGCAGGTGATTGCACAAACCTCCGTAATCGATGTCAAAGGTTATGACCCCGACAGCCCGCTGCGGATCATGCCTGGCGAAGATATAGTCCGTCTTTCTGCCGCCGCTGAGGAACAGGTAGAATATAAAACCATTCCACAAATTGAAAAAGCCGTTGGCAAAGTGAAGAAAGAAATGGAAAAAGCTGCCAGGGACCTGGACTTCATGGAAGCCGCCAGGTTGAGGGACGAAATGTTTGCGCTGCAAAAGCAACTGGAAGAAATGAAGCAGTGA